In Vicia villosa cultivar HV-30 ecotype Madison, WI unplaced genomic scaffold, Vvil1.0 ctg.002453F_1_1, whole genome shotgun sequence, a single genomic region encodes these proteins:
- the LOC131638858 gene encoding NAC domain-containing protein 40-like encodes MGALLLPGLVFIPSDLALVGYYLANKNNEELHDFNGSYIIKEMNLYEFDPFESPHASSFQFNNRRHWYYFISKIDEERRHCKTGFWKKKGNVCEITNGGNTLLGMKALFVFYLGKSPNDAERTNWTMYEYTLADKPHAPFVVCRIFECPPEIDVDYEFGPISDVDETDIDEADIDESDV; translated from the exons ATGGGCGCTTTGCTTCTACCTGGTCTTGTATTCATCCCCTCTGATCTGGCTCTTGTTGGCTATTACCTTGCCAACAAAAACAATGAAGAGCTACATGATTTCAATGGCTCATACATCATCAAAGAAATGAACTTGTATGAGTTTGACCCCTTTGAATCACCTCATGCATCATCCTTTCAATTCAACAATCGAAGGCACTGGtactattttatttcaaaaattgacGAAGAGAGGAGGCATTGTAAGACTGGTTTCTGGAAGAAGAAGGGAAATGTTTGTGAAATTACTAATGGTGGTAACACACTTTTGGGAATGAAAgctctttttgttttttatctCGGAAAATCTCCAAACGATGCTGAAAGAACTAACTGGACTATGTATGAGTATACCTTGGCGGATAAACCTCAT GCTCCTTTTGTTGTTTGTCGTATTTTTGAATGCCCTCCAGAGATTGATGTGGATTATGAGTTCGGGCCTATATCTGATGTTGATGAAACTGATATTGATGAGGCTGATATCGATGAAAGTGATGTTTAG